A window of Lacibacter sediminis contains these coding sequences:
- a CDS encoding SusC/RagA family TonB-linked outer membrane protein, translating to MNAMSPYNLYSKKCISFSNAVTVFRMLPVLILMLVIQSIAFAGKTKSNAASTEFLSLNHSFTADSVVVNGTVTAEDGNNPLPDVTVTLKGTRRATSTNADGNFSIKVPAKSAVLVFSSVGYELQEIRVSNTVVLNVKMKESVNELSEVVVSVDLGYGNVQKRKDLTGSIGTVSVKEIQKAPVRSFEEALGGRIAGVQVQARDGQPGDNFNIVIRGASSINNSNAPLYIIDGLAVEDPNNNNLNPNEIESITVLKDASSTAIYGSRAANGVVIINTKQGSGKKAVFSYRSFFGVSRTNKKFDLMNAEEFINLQFEIDSVFTNEKYFNKNSITGLPVDPARPVYSAKDYARAKSLDFQDLIFQDAPFHNHFFSVDGGDGKSTKYLVSGGYTNQKGLLVNSGFTRYQGRLNLDQRLTNKMKITANINYSHTKSYGTFPRNQESMSSLANDPRNNLLYRAWIYRPTTINFDSSGLDEALFDDEPGAGSNPQLVINPLISLKNQYNARFTNTFFSSIVFNYDITKQIKYRLNAGVSIANGRNEQFDNEFTNSGRSTTLGPNGSLANTQTNNFTLDNILTYTKSLRKKSSFSVTALASQQWRRTHNTSITANQVVNSGLGIRGLTSGVIQPVFQQGYSDANLLGFGTTADYKLFGRYILKGSFRADGSSKFAEGKKWGYFPSGGIAWRVDEEKFMQGVNFIKDLKARVNYGLTGNNRISDFPYLSPIGFSNVSGVVVNNQYLNGYYIQRLGNKDLKWETTSQFDAGLEFSTFKGRLGIELDYYKKKTRDLLLNASFPISSGYTSGLINVGKIQNTGFEITLNTEVLNKKNFSWNNSFNISFNNNKLLELADGAQNLINAAETKYTFPNYITQVGQSIGQFYGFTYVGVYQYADFDKLPNGVYALKDDVKAPNGGLLGATRTTVMPGDPKYKDINNDGVIDDNDQGIIGRALPKFYGGFNNNIRYKNISLTLFFNFSYGNQAMNMNRFYLESGSTISQNQFASYNDRWTPTNPSNYAPRVRANSINVSSSRIIEDASFIRLKTAQISYTISAKAAKKLGMKSVSVNASGQNLFILTKYTGTDPEINTLGTGLFPAYDFSAYPYATTVTFGINITF from the coding sequence ATGAATGCAATGAGCCCTTACAATCTCTACTCCAAAAAATGCATCTCTTTTAGCAATGCTGTTACTGTTTTCAGAATGTTACCGGTTCTCATTTTAATGCTGGTAATTCAAAGTATTGCTTTTGCAGGTAAAACAAAATCAAATGCAGCGAGCACTGAATTTTTATCATTGAATCATTCCTTTACTGCAGATTCAGTTGTTGTCAATGGAACAGTTACGGCAGAAGATGGAAATAATCCATTGCCCGATGTTACAGTAACATTGAAAGGTACAAGGAGAGCTACAAGCACTAATGCCGACGGAAATTTTTCGATTAAAGTTCCTGCGAAAAGTGCAGTTTTAGTGTTTAGTTCCGTTGGATATGAACTGCAGGAAATCCGTGTTTCAAACACTGTTGTTCTGAATGTAAAAATGAAGGAATCTGTCAACGAGTTGTCAGAAGTTGTGGTTTCAGTTGATCTTGGTTATGGTAATGTACAAAAGCGAAAAGATTTAACGGGTTCAATTGGTACGGTAAGTGTAAAGGAAATTCAAAAAGCACCTGTGCGTTCATTCGAAGAAGCTTTAGGTGGTCGAATCGCAGGTGTACAGGTACAGGCACGTGATGGACAGCCGGGAGATAATTTCAACATCGTAATAAGAGGAGCCAGCTCTATTAATAACTCAAATGCACCGTTATACATTATTGATGGTTTGGCAGTAGAAGATCCTAACAACAATAATCTTAATCCTAACGAAATAGAATCAATTACTGTTCTGAAAGATGCATCTTCTACTGCAATATATGGATCCAGAGCTGCCAATGGTGTTGTAATTATTAATACGAAACAGGGGAGTGGTAAAAAGGCTGTATTTTCTTACAGGAGTTTTTTTGGTGTCAGCCGCACAAACAAAAAATTCGATTTGATGAATGCAGAGGAATTCATCAATCTTCAGTTTGAAATAGATTCTGTTTTTACCAACGAAAAATATTTCAACAAGAACAGTATAACCGGTTTGCCAGTAGATCCGGCAAGACCTGTTTATTCAGCAAAAGATTACGCACGTGCCAAATCGTTAGATTTTCAGGATTTGATTTTTCAGGATGCTCCTTTTCATAATCATTTCTTTTCTGTAGATGGAGGTGATGGTAAATCAACAAAGTATCTTGTTTCCGGAGGTTATACAAATCAAAAAGGTCTGTTGGTAAACTCAGGCTTTACCAGGTACCAGGGCAGACTTAACCTGGATCAGCGGCTTACAAATAAAATGAAAATCACTGCTAATATTAATTATTCACACACGAAGTCTTATGGCACTTTCCCGAGAAACCAGGAGTCGATGAGTTCTCTGGCGAATGATCCCCGTAATAATTTACTGTACAGAGCGTGGATATACAGACCCACCACTATCAATTTTGACAGCAGTGGCCTGGACGAAGCATTGTTTGATGATGAACCCGGCGCAGGTAGTAATCCGCAATTGGTGATCAACCCACTTATTTCATTGAAAAATCAATATAACGCACGATTTACGAATACCTTTTTTTCAAGTATTGTTTTCAATTATGATATCACAAAACAAATTAAATATCGTTTGAATGCAGGTGTTTCAATTGCTAACGGCAGAAATGAACAATTTGATAATGAATTTACCAATTCAGGCAGGTCAACTACATTAGGACCCAATGGATCCCTTGCCAACACGCAAACGAACAATTTTACACTTGATAATATTCTTACCTACACAAAATCATTACGTAAAAAATCATCATTCAGTGTTACCGCATTGGCATCGCAACAATGGAGGCGCACGCACAACACATCTATTACTGCAAACCAGGTTGTGAATTCAGGCTTGGGAATCCGTGGGCTTACCTCCGGCGTTATTCAGCCTGTTTTTCAACAAGGCTACTCCGATGCTAATTTATTGGGATTTGGAACGACAGCAGATTATAAACTATTTGGCAGATATATTTTAAAGGGAAGCTTCAGAGCTGATGGCTCATCCAAATTCGCAGAAGGAAAGAAGTGGGGCTATTTTCCATCGGGAGGAATTGCATGGAGAGTTGATGAGGAAAAATTCATGCAAGGCGTGAATTTTATTAAGGATTTAAAAGCAAGGGTGAACTACGGATTAACGGGCAACAACCGGATTTCAGATTTTCCTTATTTGTCACCTATCGGCTTCAGCAATGTATCGGGAGTGGTAGTCAACAACCAATACTTAAACGGCTATTATATACAGCGTTTGGGTAATAAAGATTTGAAATGGGAAACGACATCACAATTTGATGCCGGCCTGGAATTTTCAACATTTAAAGGACGTTTGGGAATAGAACTGGATTACTATAAAAAGAAAACCCGTGATTTACTTTTAAATGCTTCTTTCCCGATCAGCAGTGGTTATACCAGCGGACTCATCAATGTTGGTAAGATTCAAAATACCGGATTTGAAATCACTCTTAACACAGAAGTTTTAAATAAGAAAAATTTTAGCTGGAACAATAGTTTTAATATTTCCTTTAATAATAACAAATTGTTGGAGTTGGCGGACGGTGCACAGAATTTGATTAATGCTGCAGAAACTAAATATACATTTCCGAACTACATCACACAGGTTGGACAATCTATCGGACAGTTTTATGGATTCACTTATGTTGGTGTTTATCAATATGCAGACTTTGATAAATTACCCAACGGAGTATATGCTTTAAAAGATGATGTAAAAGCTCCCAATGGCGGATTGCTTGGTGCTACAAGAACTACAGTTATGCCTGGTGATCCTAAGTATAAAGACATTAACAATGATGGTGTAATTGATGATAACGATCAGGGTATCATTGGCAGGGCACTTCCAAAGTTCTATGGTGGGTTTAATAATAATATCCGGTATAAGAATATCAGTTTAACCTTATTCTTCAATTTTTCATACGGTAACCAGGCAATGAACATGAATCGCTTTTATCTTGAAAGCGGGTCAACAATTTCGCAGAATCAGTTTGCCAGTTATAATGATCGGTGGACTCCCACAAATCCCAGCAACTATGCACCACGGGTAAGAGCTAATTCAATTAATGTAAGTAGCTCAAGAATTATTGAAGATGCGTCTTTCATCCGGTTGAAAACAGCACAGATTTCCTATACCATTTCCGCAAAGGCGGCAAAGAAATTAGGAATGAAATCTGTTTCGGTGAATGCATCAGGACAAAACCTGTTCATCCTTACAAAGTATACAGGAACCGATCCTGAAATAAATACATTGGGTACAGGACTGTTTCCTGCTTATGATTTTTCTGCGTATCCATACGCTACTACCGTAACATTTGGTATAAACATTACTTTTTAA
- a CDS encoding glycosyl hydrolase — protein MNSLLFISRFIKKRVSKLPVLAVILILCIDSLSAQTLEKGFINPPDSIQTSVYWYWISDNISKEGVIKDLHAMKAAGINRAFIGNIGLENVPYGKVKMLSDEWWEILHVALKTATALNIDIGIFNSPGWSQSGGPWIKPKEAMRYLTSSSMRVKGPVHFSKKLEKPAEHFEDVKLIAYPVSKNDNLQLNSTNCSIRSFPSTSNLVNLIDGNKKTGIVFPSGKSFTLQLDTKTPFTARSISISTTEKLMFAKAKLQEKNAKGQYQTIREFDINRSNASLNVGFDPYAPIVISFRAATASSFRLIIEDAIAGNGLAEVTLSSAPLVERYSEKTFAKMHPTPLPSWNDYKWPMQTEIDDKATATDPSKVLDISKYLSADGTLTWNVPAGEWMIMRSGMTATGVVNGPASPEATGLEVDKMSRQHVEKHFDAFIGEVLKRIPEKDRTCFKVVVQDSYEMGGQNFTDDFLAEFKKRYGYDALPYLPVYQGKVVKDQLSSDRFLWDMRRMVADKVAYDYVGGLRDVSHKHGLTTWLENYGHWGFPSEFLMYGGQSDEIAGEFWSEGELGNIENRAASSCGHIYGKTKISAESNTFAGDPFSRYPASMKQRGDRFFAEGINNTLLHVYITQPYEEKNPGMNAWFGNEFNRKNTWFSQMDVYTQYLKRTNLMLQQGLNVADVAYFIGEDAPAMTGVTDPELPVGYQFDYMNAEVIEKYMTVKDGLISLPHGTQYRMMVLPKLSTMRPSVLAKIKQLIMDGAVILGPAPQRSPSLQGQPAADQQIAVMAKEIWGNVDGIKVKMRKAGKGIIMNGMTMKEALAVINCIPDCSLPNDRSIHYGHRQVNGMEIYFLSNQTTVTKEVTPQFRVTGLQPEIWEAVTGSIRDLPAYTQTESSTAVPLKLAPYESVFIVFRKAINNKSTVNIAANYPSATTLVNLKGPWMVKFDSLQRGPSSPVVFDTLMDWTKSGDDRIKYYSGTAIYNTTFNLDKLPAHNNISISLGSVTAMAKVFVNGTYAGGLWTAPYKLDISKLMKEGKNEVKIEVVNNWMNRLIGDSKLPKEERPTWSPFNTYKATSTLQPSGLFGPVKIEYVKSK, from the coding sequence ATGAATAGTTTACTTTTTATATCCCGATTTATAAAGAAAAGAGTTAGCAAATTACCTGTTCTGGCGGTCATTTTAATATTGTGTATCGATTCTCTTTCTGCACAAACATTAGAAAAGGGTTTCATAAATCCGCCCGACTCCATTCAAACAAGTGTCTACTGGTATTGGATATCAGACAATATTTCAAAAGAAGGTGTTATAAAAGATTTGCATGCAATGAAAGCTGCCGGTATTAACCGTGCATTTATTGGCAACATTGGATTAGAAAATGTTCCTTATGGTAAAGTAAAAATGTTGAGTGATGAGTGGTGGGAAATTCTGCATGTAGCGCTGAAAACCGCTACTGCATTAAACATCGACATTGGGATTTTCAACTCACCGGGCTGGAGCCAATCAGGTGGCCCATGGATAAAACCGAAGGAAGCTATGCGCTACCTTACTTCATCTTCTATGCGTGTAAAAGGTCCGGTTCACTTTTCTAAAAAACTGGAAAAGCCAGCTGAACATTTTGAGGATGTAAAACTCATTGCATACCCTGTTTCAAAAAATGACAACTTGCAATTGAACAGCACCAATTGTTCCATACGTTCCTTTCCCTCAACATCAAACTTAGTAAACCTGATTGATGGCAATAAAAAAACCGGTATAGTTTTTCCGTCAGGCAAATCCTTTACGTTGCAGCTTGATACAAAGACCCCATTTACCGCACGCAGCATCTCTATCAGCACAACTGAAAAATTAATGTTTGCAAAAGCAAAACTGCAAGAAAAAAATGCGAAAGGACAATATCAAACGATCAGAGAATTTGATATCAACCGTTCTAATGCTTCACTCAATGTTGGTTTTGATCCTTATGCTCCGATCGTAATTTCTTTTCGGGCTGCAACAGCAAGTTCATTCAGGTTGATCATTGAAGATGCGATTGCCGGGAACGGTCTTGCTGAAGTTACATTATCATCTGCACCACTTGTGGAACGATACAGTGAAAAAACATTCGCTAAAATGCATCCTACTCCATTGCCTTCATGGAACGATTACAAATGGCCGATGCAAACTGAAATTGATGATAAGGCAACAGCAACTGATCCATCAAAAGTACTTGACATTTCAAAATACCTTTCCGCAGATGGAACACTTACATGGAATGTACCTGCAGGTGAATGGATGATCATGCGATCGGGTATGACAGCAACAGGAGTTGTGAATGGACCTGCATCGCCTGAAGCTACCGGTCTTGAAGTAGACAAGATGAGCAGGCAGCATGTAGAGAAACATTTTGATGCTTTTATTGGTGAAGTGTTAAAACGTATTCCCGAAAAAGACAGAACTTGTTTTAAGGTAGTAGTGCAGGATAGTTACGAGATGGGCGGACAAAATTTTACAGATGATTTTCTTGCCGAATTTAAAAAGCGATATGGATATGATGCCCTTCCCTACTTACCTGTTTACCAGGGAAAAGTTGTAAAAGATCAATTGAGCTCTGATCGTTTTCTTTGGGACATGCGGCGCATGGTTGCCGATAAAGTGGCTTATGATTATGTTGGAGGATTAAGAGATGTAAGTCATAAACATGGATTAACGACCTGGCTGGAAAACTATGGCCACTGGGGATTTCCCAGTGAATTTTTAATGTATGGCGGACAATCGGATGAAATAGCGGGTGAGTTTTGGAGTGAAGGTGAATTAGGAAACATTGAAAACAGAGCTGCTTCATCTTGTGGACATATTTATGGTAAAACAAAAATCTCTGCAGAGTCGAATACGTTTGCTGGTGATCCTTTCAGTCGTTACCCTGCCAGCATGAAACAACGTGGCGATCGCTTCTTTGCAGAAGGCATCAACAATACATTATTACATGTGTATATAACCCAACCATATGAAGAAAAAAATCCCGGCATGAATGCATGGTTTGGCAATGAGTTCAATAGAAAAAATACATGGTTTTCGCAAATGGATGTTTACACACAATATCTCAAGCGGACCAATCTCATGCTTCAGCAAGGATTGAATGTTGCAGATGTAGCTTATTTTATAGGTGAAGATGCCCCTGCAATGACAGGTGTAACTGATCCTGAGTTGCCGGTTGGTTACCAGTTTGACTATATGAATGCAGAGGTGATTGAAAAGTACATGACAGTGAAAGACGGATTGATCTCCTTACCACATGGCACACAATATCGCATGATGGTTTTACCAAAATTAAGTACCATGCGGCCGTCCGTATTAGCAAAGATCAAACAACTTATTATGGATGGCGCAGTTATTCTCGGACCTGCGCCGCAACGTTCGCCTAGTTTACAAGGACAGCCTGCTGCCGATCAACAGATAGCTGTTATGGCAAAAGAAATATGGGGAAACGTTGATGGTATAAAAGTAAAAATGAGAAAAGCGGGCAAAGGCATCATCATGAATGGAATGACGATGAAAGAAGCACTTGCTGTGATCAATTGTATTCCTGATTGCAGCTTGCCGAATGATCGATCCATTCACTATGGTCACAGGCAAGTAAATGGAATGGAGATATATTTTTTATCTAATCAAACAACTGTTACAAAAGAAGTAACACCGCAGTTTAGAGTAACAGGTCTGCAACCGGAAATATGGGAAGCTGTTACTGGCTCTATTCGTGATTTGCCTGCCTATACACAAACGGAAAGCAGCACAGCCGTGCCATTGAAGCTTGCCCCGTATGAAAGCGTCTTCATTGTATTTCGTAAAGCAATCAACAACAAGTCTACTGTAAATATTGCTGCTAATTATCCTTCAGCAACTACACTCGTAAATTTAAAAGGTCCATGGATGGTGAAGTTTGATTCTTTACAAAGAGGGCCATCCTCACCTGTTGTTTTCGATACGTTAATGGATTGGACAAAGTCAGGGGATGATCGCATTAAATATTATTCCGGAACTGCTATTTATAATACTACGTTTAATTTAGACAAACTTCCCGCACACAACAATATCAGCATATCACTTGGCTCCGTTACAGCGATGGCTAAAGTTTTTGTAAACGGAACCTATGCCGGTGGTTTGTGGACGGCACCTTACAAATTGGATATTTCAAAACTTATGAAAGAAGGAAAAAACGAAGTAAAGATTGAAGTGGTAAATAACTGGATGAATCGATTGATCGGCGATAGCAAACTGCCCAAGGAAGAACGACCTACGTGGAGTCCGTTTAATACTTACAAAGCAACCAGTACATTGCAACCTTCCGGATTGTTTGGTCCTGTAAAAATTGAATACGTCAAAAGCAAATAG